Proteins encoded within one genomic window of Trichoderma asperellum chromosome 2, complete sequence:
- a CDS encoding uncharacterized protein (EggNog:ENOG41~SECRETED:SignalP(1-20)) — protein MSFIFLLAIVLSGALGLARATKVSTNGGQPIILDTDLFSDVDDVGALTIANVFHNCGLADLRGIAINSPSHYGALGASALCTYFDNEDIPIAAFRPLTNDTFFDSFFYLYGEYVSKLAYNWPRKVKESSLTPTPVELYRTILSSAEDESIHIISIGGLINLADLLKSEADHISHLSGFQLISAKVSELIVMGGQYPSGWEYNFGGIDPKSTAEVVNHWPKNVKITYSGNELGGNVFSGQNFAQRFSPDSPVLSAYQWYVGRGSTIRQSWDPITTLYGIVGLEWLSKLRLRPMLAYANAFGYNSFNAANGSNAWVNDTGVTNQHWLRLADGVTNYTMARLLDEIMTRDPSAGCCFQHEMSDDL, from the exons ATGTCCTTCATTTTTCTGCTTGCGATAGTTTTGAGCGGCGCTTTGGGGCTGGCAAGAGCCACAAAGGTATCGACCAACGGCGGCCAGCCTATAATCTTGGACACAGATCTATTCAGCGACGTTGATGATGTGGGCGCCTTGACAATTGCAAACGTCTTCCACAATTGTGGATTGGCAGACCTGAGAGGCATTGCAATTAACTCGCCCTCTCACTATGGAGCTTTAGGAGCAAGC GCCCTTTGCACATATTTTGACAACGAAGATATCCCAATCGCCGCCTTCCGACCGCTCACAAACGATACGTTCTTTGACAGCTTCTTTTATTT ATATGGCGAATATGTCAGCAAGTTAGCATACAACTGGCCCAGAAAAGTCAAGGAATCGTCTTTGACTCCAACACCAGTCGAATTATATCGCACTATTCTAAGCTCTGCCGAAGATGAGAGCATtcacatcatctccatcggcGGACTTATCAATCTCGCTGATCTTTTAAAGTCTGAAGCGGACCATATAAGTCATTTATCGGGCTTCCAACTTATCTCGGCCAAAGTTAGCGAACTAATTGTGATGGGAGGACAATATCCCTCGGGCTGGGAGTATAATTTTGGCGGTATAGACCCAAAAAGCACCGCAGAAGTTGTTAACCATTGGCCAAAGAATGTCAAAATCACATACTCGGGTAATGAGCTAGGTGGAAATGTCTTCTCTGGTCAGAACTTTGCACAGCGATTTTCTCCAGATTCCCCAGTTCTCAGCGCCTATCAATGGTATGTCGGCCGAGGTTCTACTATTCGCCAATCATGGGATCCCATCACCACGTTGTATGGTATCGTAGGACTAGAATGGCTCTCAAAGCTGAGACTTCGCCCAATGCTTGCTTATGCAAACGCGTTTGGCTATAACAGCTTTAATGCAGCCAATGGTTCGAATGCGTGGGTCAATGATACCGGCGTAACTAATCAGCACTGGCTGCGCCTAGCAGACGGGGTAACAAATTACACGATGGCGAGACTGCTTGATGAAATTATGACTCGTGACCCATCCGCTGGATGCTGTTTTCAACATGAAATGTCCGACGATCTGTGA
- a CDS encoding uncharacterized protein (EggNog:ENOG41~TransMembrane:12 (i20-38o77-96i103-121o127-149i161-181o193-214i282-303o315-337i344-367o387-410i422-439o459-478i)), which translates to MDILQRAKISKPKDEAGSSWPAIAMGFFVAFGGVLYGYDTGTISGIMAMPYWKNLFSTGYRNSNGDLDITTSQESSIVSILSAGTFFGALASPLLADFFGRRPALMISTWVFNLGVVLQTVSTAIPLFLAGRFFAGFGVGLISALIPLYQSETAPKWIRGAIVGAYQLAITIGLLLAAVVNNATSNRNDSGSYRIPIAVQFAWSLVLFIGMIFLPETPRYLIRSGKMGKAAAALSRMRRLHKGHPAIALELGEIKANLEYENGVSKATYWDCFKPPILKRQFTGMALQALQQLTGINFIFYYGTRYFQNSGVSSGFTIAMITSAINVASTVPGLLAIDKWGRRPLLLTGAIGMCVSQLIVAVCGTLSTGQRDNGDIFVKNLAGQQTAVAFVCIFIFFFASTWGPLAWVVTGEIFPLNTRAKSLSMTTATNWLLNWAIAYSTPYLVNYGKGYANLQSKIFFVWFGACFICIAHVWFFIYETKGLSLEQVDQLYTEVSVARKSTKWSPTETWEEHRRHEPSVVGEVGEVTEEPKEDAGTVVLDSTHVEQQGNDSA; encoded by the exons ATGGATATCCTCCAGCGCGCCAAAATCTCCAAACCCAAAGATGAAGCAGGATCCTCCTGGCCTGCCATCGCAATGGGGTTTTTCGTCGCCTTCGGTGGCGTCCTATACGG ATACGACACCGGCACCATCAGCGGCATCATGGCCATGCCCTACTGGAAAAACCTCTTCAGCACAGGCTACCGCAACTCCAACGGTGATCTCGACATCACCACTTCCCAAGAATCCTCCATCGTCTCCATCCTGTCCGCCGGCACCTTCTTCGGCGCCCTCGCCTCCCCCCTCCTCGCCGACTTCTTTGGCCGCCGTCCCGCCCTGATGATCTCCACCTGGGTCTTCAACCTGGGCGTTGTGCTGCAGACAGTTTCGACCGCTATCCCCTTGTTTCTCGCGGGTCGGTTCTTTGCCGGTTTCGGTGTCGGGCTGATTTCTGCTCTGA TCCCCCTCTACCAATCAGAAACAGCTCCCAAATGGATTCGcggcgccatcgtcggcGCCTACCAActcgccatcaccatcggCCTCCTCCTAGCCGCCGTCGTCAACAACGCCACCTCCAACCGCAACGACTCAGGCAGCTACCGCATCCCCATAGCCGTCCAGTTCGCCTGGtccctcgtcctcttcatcgGCATGATTTTCCTGCCAGAAACCCCCCGCTACCTCATCCGCTCCGGCAAGATGGgcaaggccgccgccgctctctCCCGCATGCGGCGTCTCCACAAGGGACACCCCGCGATTGCCTTAGAACTCGGCGAGATCAAGGCCAACCTGGAATACGAGAATGGCGTCAGCAAGGCTACTTACTGGGACTGCTTCAAGCCCCCCATTCTCAAGCGCCAGTTTACCGGCATGGCCCTTCAGgccctccagcagctcaccggcatcaacttcatcttctaCTATGGCACACGATACTTCCAGAACTCTGGCGTCTCCAGCGGCTTCACCATCGCCATGATCACGTCCGCCATTAATGTCGCCTCTACCGTCCCCGGCCTCTTGGCCATCGATAAATGGGGTCGTCGCCCTCTGCTGCTCACCGGCGCCATCGGCATGTGTGTCTCCCAGCTCATTGTCGCCGTTTGCGGCACACTCTCCACAGGCCAACGCGACAACGGCGACATCTTTGTCAAGAACCTTGCTGGACAACAGACTGCCGTGGCATTTgtctgcatcttcatcttcttcttcgccagcaCTTGGGGCCCTCTCGCATGGGTTGTCACCGGTGAGATCTTCCCGCTCAACACGCGCGCCAAGTCTCTCAGCATGACCACCGCAACCAACTGGCTCCTCAACTGGGCCATCGCCTACTCCACCCCATACCTGGTCAACTACGGTAAGGGCTACGCCAATCTCCAGTCCAAAATCTTCTTTGTCTGGTTTGGTGCTTGTTTCATCTGCATTGCCCACGTCTGGTTCTTCATCTACGAGACCAAGGGTCTCAGTTTGGAGCAGGTGGATCAGCTCTACACCGAGGTGTCTGTGGCTCGAAAGTCTACCAAATGGAGCCCTACCGAGACTTGGGAAGAACACCGTCGGCACGAGCCTTCGGTGGTTGGTGAAGTTGGAGAGGTCACAGAGGAGCCGAAAGAGGATGCGGGTACCGTGGTGCTGGACTCGACTCATGTCGAGCAGCAGGGAAATGATTCGGCATAG
- a CDS encoding uncharacterized protein (EggNog:ENOG41~SECRETED:SignalP(1-21)), with the protein MRPDTLSSTFMLALLAEVCSARSLNTTIEALSVAGAATSNSYPPASTNVNSKLFPPESKVGYPGPTPTGVEPAAIQTAPIYPYNNGPSDSFPLVAPQPWGASKFGKGFDITKYWGNLSPWYSVSSADYGLPDASPLIPDGCNIVQLHLLYRHGARYPTSGAAPATFAQKVQNATRAGGFNVTGELSFLADWTYKLGAELLTPFGRSQNFNLGVAYRQLYGNLLNNFTTSGTIPVFRTESQDRMVKTAENFAAGFFGVPEYLDQVNIEILVENTGVNNSGAPYEVCPNSNVASRGSIGSTVATKFAKDAFNSTIARLQSQIFGLNLTVTDAVAMLQLCSYETHALGYSAFCNLFTDEDFINYEYYYDLSFYYNNGPGSPVAAAQGKSYLQEFVARFTHSFPTASSALNLTYDNNTTYFPLNQSIYADATHEVVVLDTLTAFNLTALFKGPALSLSGNQKRNSFVASKIVPFATHFTTQILECPAYKPTRQIRFLVNDAVVPIADSYHGCPENPDGLCSFDHVVSVLQKRIDEIDFDYDCLANYTAKAGVDYNGRAPRE; encoded by the exons ATGCGGCCCGACACACTCTCATCAACCTTTATGCTGGCATTGCTAGCAGAGGTTTGCTCAGCCAGAAGCTTGAATACTACTATCGAGGCATTGAGCGTTGCTGGCGCTGCTACATCAAACTCCTACCCTCCCGCTAGCA CAAATGTCAACTCTAAATTGTTCCCGCCCGAGTCCAAGGTAGGATACCCGGGCCCTACGCCAACGGGTGTAGAGCCGGCTGCAATTCAAACCGCTCCAATCTATCCTTACAATAATGGACCTTCGGATAGCTTTCCGCTGGTGGCGCCTCAGCCCTGGGGAGCAAGCAAATTCGGCAAGGGCTTTGACATTACCAAATACTGGGGAAATCTCTCTCCTTGGTATTCTGTGTCCTCAGCAGACTATGGCCTGCCTGACGCGAGCCCTTTGATTCCGGATGGCTGCAACATTGTCCAGTTACATCTTCTATACCGCCACGGTGCTCGTTATCCTACCAGCGGCGCCGCTCCCGCTACCTTTGCCCAAAAAGTCCAAAATGCAACTCGGGCGGGCGGGTTCAATGTCACTGGAGAACTATCTTTCCTGGCTGACTGGACTTATAAGCTCGGCGCTGAGCTGCTGACGCCCTTTGGCCGCAGCCAAAACTTCAATCTCGGAGTGGCTTACCGGCAGCTATACGGCAATCTTCTAAACAATTTTACTACCAGCGGCACGATTCCGGTTTTCCGCACCGAGTCTCAGGACCGCATGGTCAAGACCGCTGAGAACTTTGCTGCCGGCTTCTTTGGCGTGCCCGAATATTTGGACCAAGTTAACATCGAGATCTTGGTTGAGAACACTGGCGTGAACAATTCGGGTGCTCCGTATGAAGTCTGCCCCAACTCGAATGTCGCTAGCCGCGGAAGCATTGGATCTACAGTAGCAACAAAATTTGCCAAAGATGCCTTTAACAGCACGATTGCTCGACTGCAGTCTCAG ATTTTCGGGCTGAACCTGACCGTCACTGATGCCGTCGCCATGCTTCAACTCTGCTCTTATGAAACTCATGCTCTCGGCTACTCGGCTTTCTGCAATCTTTTCACCGACGAAGATTTCATTAACTACGAGTATTACTACGACCTG TCATTCTACTATAACAATGGCCCCGGATCTCCGGTTGCCGCCGCACAGGGCAAAAGTTATCTCCAGGAATTCGTAGCTCGCTTCACGCATTCGTTTCCCACCGCCAGTTCTGCCCTGAATCTCACTTACGACAACAACACAACTTATTTCCCGCTGAATCAGTCGATCTATGCAGATGCAACTCACGAAGTCGTCGTTCTCGACACTCTGACCGCGTTTAACCTGACTGCTCTGTTCAAAGGTCCAGCACTGAGTCTTTCTGGAAACCAAAAGCGAAACTCTTTCGTGGCTAGCAAAATTGTGCCCTTTGCAACTCATTTTACCACGCAGATCTTGGAATGCCCAGCCTACAAGCCTACTCGGCAGATCCGATTCTTAGT TAATGATGCCGTCGTTCCCATTGCAGACTCTTATCACGGGTGTCCAGAGAACCCCGATGGTCTTTGCTCTTTCGACCATGTTGTATCAGTCTTGCAGAAACGaattgatgagattgactTTGACTATGACTGTCTCGCCAATTATACGGCAAAGGCTGGAGTCGATTACAATGGCCGGGCTCCAAGAGAGTAA
- a CDS encoding uncharacterized protein (EggNog:ENOG41~TransMembrane:12 (i49-80o92-114i121-140o146-169i178-198o210-230i255-279o291-308i320-339o345-366i378-400o412-432i)) — MGSKVGFETPSGVVQPLDDGETTERGSQNGPTDTEKPTHEEEEFKEGGYGWVVVAAVWLILAHSFGINSMFGVFLAFYLANDHFPGATPLQFAFVGGLSFSVAFIASPFATILLRKIGLRMTVVTGGLFISGAYVAASFSKTIWELILSQGVCYGIGMGICYTATAGLIAKWFKKRRALANGIATGGTGFGGLTYSLAANAMIQRMGIAWTFRIMAIICFVVLIASALFLKDLDKGTTKTTLTAFDRSLFKLPDFWLFLGWGWLSSLGYVAVVFSLSAYAQQVGFSPQQGSLVSAMFNLSTGIGRPIIGFMGDRFGTIRVNTLGTFLSALFTFFIWIFGGKSYGALMVYGLLGMFPSIMWATFAVMTASIFGLQKMQAVISLSTLTLALPYTFAEAIALSLRKPGRDGFLDIQVYAGVMFVAATICSLILTIKKGELYRKREDD, encoded by the exons ATGGGCTCTAAAGTGGGTTTTGAAACACCATCTGGTGTTGTCCAACCTTTGGACGATGGAGAGACCACGGAGCGTGGTTCGCAAAATGGGCCTACAGATACAGAGAAACCCACacacgaggaggaggaattTAAAGAAGGCGGCTATGGCTG GGTCGTGGTAGCTGCTGTTTGGCTGATATTGGCTCATTCGTTTGGCATCAACTCA ATGTTTGGTGTATTTTTAGCATTCTATCTTGCGAATGACCATTTCCCAGGAGCGACGCCTTTACAATTCGCTTTCGTCGGAGGCCTCAGTTTTTCAGTTG CTTTTATTGCATCTCCATTCGCCACAATATTATTGCGCAAAATAGGCTTACGGATGACTGTCGTCACTGGTGGGCTATTTATATC CGGCGCTTATGTTGCAGCGTCTTTCTCGAAAACTATATGGGAACTCATTCTCAGTCAAGGAGTTTGCTACGGCATCGGTATGGGAATTTGTTATACCGCAACTGCCGGCCTAATTGCTAAGTGGTTCAAAAAACGGCGAGCTCTCGCAAATGGCATTGCAACAGGCGGTACAGGGTTTGGTGGCCTCACATATTCTCTAGCGGCGAACGCCATGATTCAACGCATGGGAATTGCTTGGACATTTAGGATTATGGCCATTATATGTTTTGTTGTGCTTATAGCCAGTGCTCTTTTCCTAAAAGATCTTGATAAGGGAACAACAAAGACCACGCTCACCGCATTCGACCGGAGTCTTTTCAAACTGCCTGACTTCTGGCTATTCTTAGGATGGGGATGGCTGTCTAGTCTTGGCTATGTTGCTGTAGTTTTCTCTCTATCAGCTTATGCCCAGCAAGTTGGGTTTTCTCCACAACAAGGCTCTCTGGTGTCTGCGATGTTCAACC TTTCTACCGGTATAGGGCGTCCGATTATCGGTTTCATGGGCGACAGATTCGGCACAATTAGAGTAAACACACTTGGAACTTTTCTTTCAGCTCTATTCACATTTTTCATATGGATCTTTGGCGGCAAGTCCTATGGGGCACTCATGGTGTATGGGTTATTGGGCATGTTTCCCAGCATTATGTGGGCTACTTTTGCGGTTATGACAGCGTCAATTTTTGGCCTGCAAAAGATGCAAGCTG TCATATCTCTTTCAACACTGACATTAGCGCTCCCTTACACTTTTGCCGAGGCGATTGCACTTAGCTTGAGGAAGCCCGGAAGAGACGGCTTTCTCGACATACAAGTCTACGCCGGCGTGATGTTCGTCGCGGCTACGATTTGCT CCCTAATTCTTACTATCAAGAAAGGTGAACTATACCGCAAACGAGAGGATGATTAG